GCATGAAGTACTGATTTGCTACACCTGAAAACTATTGATGGAAAAAGAGTTCAGGACATGTCAATGAACTCAAACCAAACAAAGTACAATCATATCACTTGTTGAACAAGCAATACTTGTGCGTTGATGACCACCGTTCTTGAGTGTGTCgattacagttaaaaaaaaaaacaaaaaaaaaaaaaaacctttgtctagtttatttctgttttttctacatttttttcaacACCCTGAGGAAATTTGAAACTTAAGGAAAAGTGCACATTTCCAACAGAGACAACAGGCTGAATGTGGCATAGTAATGGTTATGGCATGGATGCAATGGAAACATTGTGGGATGATGTGATGGGGCAGGTTAGTCCTGGTCTGAAGTCCCCCTTATAGACCACTGCAGCCTTCAGGACTCTGCAGCCGCTTTATCCTGTGCCTTCTTATCCTGCTCGTACCtgttgaagaaataaaaatcagtaaaataaTTTTACGAGGAAaatctgcatttgcatttttggTGGTGAAGGAGGGTCAGAAAAAGTCAGGAAAGTCTTATCTGAGGCTCTGGGACTCTATCAAAGACTTCCTTTTAATGTGTTATAcatattatatttcatattccaACTCTTGCTGCACCTGCAACGGTCTTCATGAAATATTAACTTGTTTCTATGATTTCATGTCAGCAATGATTTAGGAAGACTTTAAATTGAAAGGTACTGTTTATTTATCTTGGACTCCTTCACATTAATCAGCATGAGAGAATATGAGGTCAGTTTTAACTGACAGAAGCCACTAACTCATCTGCTATAAGTGAGCTATATTCGCTTTAAATTCACCACAAACCTCCAGATCCTGTAAAGCTGGGAGGCTCCTGCGGTGCCGAGAAAGAAGTTGACGGCAAACAAGTTCCAGTTCCTCGGGATAATGACCAGCGAGTATCTGGACCAGATGAGCCCTGATGGAAAAGGACATTTAAGGGTAAAGGTTATGCACCCTAATGCTGAACCAGTGGCTGCTCGTGACAACAAGGTCTATATTTTGGCAAAAAGCTAACATAAGATTATTTGAAAGACACATATGGAAAAAGCAGAAGCATCAGGTGGCCTTTAACACAGTTTGGTCCCTCTCTCTCAAATATTGAGCTGAATAACGATACATAAAAATTAAGAATTCAAACTCGATGAATGAAAGTTGATGATGGGAACATCTTTGGTATTGTTCAATATTTTATTCCgttaatataaaatgaaatcggaacataaatacaaaaacattctTCTCCTTTAATTTTACTCATTTGACACAACAGAAAGGGAAACCCCAGCTTAAAACTGTTTCAGTTATAGATCACACAACTTCTGTTCTATTTCAAactgaaacactgatgaataTAATTAAAACCTTGTACCACCTGTGGCTGTCAGCACTGCAGACTGGGAGGTACTGAGTTTTTCTGCTGGTCGAGTCATGTCAGCCAGACCAGCTGCCACCAGACcctgaagagaagaaaacagagtttCTTTACCCTGTTAAacctgttttgattttttttccacatatcTACAACATAATGACTAATTTGTTTACACTGATAAGCAAATTACACAGACCTTTGTGTCAGGACCCCAAATGACTTTTGGGatgattaaaacaaagacaCCACCACCacgaaaataataataataataataaataaaaaaataaaataggtttTTGTACTTTTTGCTTTCTTGATGTCTACATGATTCTATATCTACAGGGttctaaattattttaaatcattGGTTTAAGTAGCTGCAACTTGCAAGCTGATCAAAAGTAAACAACTCTTGAAAAGGTTGGGATCTTGTACATGTACATAaaggtgaagaggaaaaactgtgaaatgcaCTCACCCATTTAAACATAGGGGCCCAGAAGAAAACAGTTTTAGGTCctggaataaaaaacaaacacataaaatacatcaaaaatgtttcaattccatttaatttccatttcagAAACATGTTCTAACAATTGATATCGTGTTACACTATTTGGCTTCACTACATGGTTTTCTCTCTGAGGTAATTTATCTGCTGGCTCAGATTTGAATGAGTCTACAGATGAACGCTGAGTCTCGATAGATGATCAGACCTGAACAGTGCAACAGATACTTAAGACAAACCTACTTAAAAAGGACTAAAAGAGGTCATTTTCTTTCAACAGATAGAAGAAGTGTAAGGAAGAATAGAAAACTCTGTTAGTTTAAAGTCTACTGCCATCatgtaataatatttttgtaataaatTTGATATTGAAAGATTTGTCAACAATTGTTAGCTGTGAACTCTCACAATTTAGAAACTAGCAATGGTACAGTATAACTGAGCTCCTCTCAAACTC
This portion of the Echeneis naucrates chromosome 21, fEcheNa1.1, whole genome shotgun sequence genome encodes:
- the mpc2b gene encoding mitochondrial pyruvate carrier 2b — translated: MAALRASYHRILDRIEHMLPSKLRPLYNHPAGPKTVFFWAPMFKWGLVAAGLADMTRPAEKLSTSQSAVLTATGLIWSRYSLVIIPRNWNLFAVNFFLGTAGASQLYRIWRYEQDKKAQDKAAAES